The Proteiniphilum propionicum genome contains the following window.
GTTATCCTGTACAAAAAGAGTCCTGCTCACCTTCTCTTCGAACAGCCTATGGGAAAATGATTCAAAAAAGTATCCACGTTTATCAACAAACACTTTAGGTTCAATTATCACAACTCCCTTAATATCGGTTTCAATAATATTCATATCACATATAAAATTTCAGTCCATCAGCTTAAGAAGATATTGTCCGTAAGGATTATTCTTCATCGACTCTCCGATCCTCTTCAGATCATCATCAGAGATCCAGCCGTTACGCCATGCTATCTCTTCAAGACAGGAGATTTTGAGTCCCTGCCGTTTCTCCAGCACTTCTATAAAGGTAGATGCTTCCGAAAGTGAGTCGTGCGTACCGGTATCGAGCCATGCAAACCCCCTGCCAAACAGTTTTACCTGGAGCTGTTTCTCTTTTAAAAAAGCCTGGTTAATTGAAGTAATCTCTAACTCACCACGTGCAGAGGGCCTTATTTGCTTCGCGATCTCCACAACACTGTTAGGGTAGAAATAGAGTCCTGTTACAGCCCAGTTCGATCTCGGGTTTACAGGCTTCTCTTCTATACTGATCACCCGTCCGGCGTCATCGAATTCAGCAACACCATACCTCTCTGGATTATTCACGTAATATCCGAACACTGTAGCCAGCATATTTTCTTCCGCACTTTCCAGAGCTTCCCTTAATAGTGCAGGAAACCCGTTTCCATAGAAAATATTGTCGCCCAGGACAAGGCAGACAGCATCGTTACCAATAAACTCTTCACCAATAATGAACGCTTGCGCCAAACCGTCGGGAGAAGGTTGTACTGCATAACTGAAACTCACGCCATAGTCGGACCCATCACCAAGTAAACGCTGAAAACCAGGCAGATCTGCTGGTGTGGAGATAATAAGAATATCTCTTATCCCTGCAAGCATTAAAGCGGAAATTGGATAATATACCATTGGTTTATCAAAAATGGGGAGTAGCTGCTTTGATATACCTTTAGTGATAGGATACAGCCGCGTTCCTGAGCCTCCGGCTAAAACAATTCCCTTCATATGATTAATCTATAATTTTTCAATTCAAAACTTACAATAACAATCCAGTTGTGCAGAATAAACTTATATACTACTTATGCACGATTCGTTATTTCACAAAAATATACAAATTTCCGCAAAGGCAACCTGTTATTCTGTTAAATCGGGCCTTAGCCGTTTTGTTCTTTCAATAGACTGCTCCAGTCGCCACTCCTGTATTTTTCGTTCATGCCCCGACAACAGTATATCGGGTACTTTCCACCCTTTGTATTCGGCGGGACGGGTATAAACTGGCGGTGCCAGCAGTCCATCCTGAAACGTATCGGAAAGTGCAGACTGTTCATCGCCTATAGCCCCTGGAATAACTCGCACAATAGCGTCTGCAATCATTGCAGCCACAAGCTCT
Protein-coding sequences here:
- the rfbA gene encoding glucose-1-phosphate thymidylyltransferase RfbA; this translates as MKGIVLAGGSGTRLYPITKGISKQLLPIFDKPMVYYPISALMLAGIRDILIISTPADLPGFQRLLGDGSDYGVSFSYAVQPSPDGLAQAFIIGEEFIGNDAVCLVLGDNIFYGNGFPALLREALESAEENMLATVFGYYVNNPERYGVAEFDDAGRVISIEEKPVNPRSNWAVTGLYFYPNSVVEIAKQIRPSARGELEITSINQAFLKEKQLQVKLFGRGFAWLDTGTHDSLSEASTFIEVLEKRQGLKISCLEEIAWRNGWISDDDLKRIGESMKNNPYGQYLLKLMD